Within Flavobacterium pisciphilum, the genomic segment AATAAGTTTCAATAGGCAAAACCTGAAACTTTAAACCTGAAACCCGAAGGAAACAAAAGAAAAATGGATTTAAAAGAAAAATTAGTATCGTCTTTTATGGCTTTTGAAGAACGTGTAGATGTCCATACAGACCTTCACGAAATCAGAACACAAGCGATAAAAAACTTCGAAAATAAAGGTTTTCCAACCAAAAAAGAAGAAGCTTGGAAATATACATCGCTAAATGCCATCTTAAAAAATGACTTTACTGTATTTCCAAAACAAGAAAATGCAATCGAATTTAATCATGTAAAAAAATACTTTTTACACGAGATAGACACCTATAAAGTTGTATTTATAGATGGTGTTTTCAGTTCACATTTATCTTCTACAACACACGATGGAATAGATGTTTGCTTAATGTCTTCGGCATTAACCAAGCCTAAATATAAGATGATTATTGATAATTACTTTAATCAAGTTGCTAACAAAGAAGACAGTTTAACTTCTTTGAATACAGCTTTTGCAATTGAAGGTGCTTACATCAATATTCCAAAAAAGAAAGTTGCTGACAAGCCTATCGAAATCATGTATTTCTCGACTGGAAATGAAACAGCACTTATGGTTCAGCCAAGAAACTTAGTAATTGTAGGTGAGAACTCTCACGTACAAATTATTGAGCGTCATCAAAGCTTAAACGAAAATCCTGTTTTAACCAATTCAGTTACTGAGATTTTTGCTCAAAAACGCGCTATTATTGATTATTACAAAATCCAAAACGACAATAGCGAAGCCAATTTAATAGACAATACTTACGTTTCACAACAACAAGAAAGTCATGCATCTGTGCACACATTCTCATTTGGTGGAAACTTAACCCGTAACAATTTGAATTTTTATCACTTTGGAGAAAGGTTAACAAGTACGTTAAACGGAATAACAATTATAGGCGAAAAACAACACGTAGACCACTATACATTAGTGAAACACGCAACGCCAAACTGTGAAAGTTTTCAAGATTATAAAGGAATCTTTACAGACCGCTCTATAGGAGTTTTTAACGGAAAAGTATTGGTTGAAAAAGAAGCGCAAAAAACAAATGCATTTCAAAAAAGCAACAATATTTTATTGAGTGACAAAGCAAGTATAAATG encodes:
- the sufD gene encoding Fe-S cluster assembly protein SufD, translated to MDLKEKLVSSFMAFEERVDVHTDLHEIRTQAIKNFENKGFPTKKEEAWKYTSLNAILKNDFTVFPKQENAIEFNHVKKYFLHEIDTYKVVFIDGVFSSHLSSTTHDGIDVCLMSSALTKPKYKMIIDNYFNQVANKEDSLTSLNTAFAIEGAYINIPKKKVADKPIEIMYFSTGNETALMVQPRNLVIVGENSHVQIIERHQSLNENPVLTNSVTEIFAQKRAIIDYYKIQNDNSEANLIDNTYVSQQQESHASVHTFSFGGNLTRNNLNFYHFGERLTSTLNGITIIGEKQHVDHYTLVKHATPNCESFQDYKGIFTDRSIGVFNGKVLVEKEAQKTNAFQKSNNILLSDKASINAKPQLEIFADDVKCSHGCTIGQLDETAMFYMQSRGIPQKEAKALLMYAFSNAVIESIKIPELKKRITTIIASKLGVKMGFDL